Part of the Wolbachia endosymbiont of Ctenocephalides felis wCfeJ genome, GCTCTATAAGCGCATTAAGTAAATCATATTTCAATCTTTTTGTTTGTTCTTCACTAATGTCAGGTTCAGAAATTTGCTTCCCATAATTTTGATACAACGACTTATACTCATTTAATGTTATAACTTCTTTTCCAACTCTAGCTACCTCCTCTTTTTCATTGCTGTCTGATAGAAGGCTACCAACTCCCATGAAAATTAATAAGCAAGCTAAAATAACAACAGTTACTTTAGTGAAAAAATTTTTAACATTCATAAGCGTAAAAGTTGATTAGTGGTTAATTATAGCAAAAATTTAACACTTGTAAATTTATTGATTAATTAGCTATTGTGTATTGCATTATAATATATCTAGTTTAAAATTTTACTCCCCTTAAATAGAAATACACGCCTAAATCAAACCATTGCACCTAAAGAGAGGTAATGTTCTTTTAGGTGACTAAGACAGGCCTGATTGCTTAGTCAAATTGAAAGATTAAAAATGAGGAAGTTATTAGGTGATAAAATTAATGCTTTTTTAATTTTAATAGCTTATAATAGCTTATATTTTAGCTCTATGTGACAATAAAGAATATTTTAATGGGAGATGTTTTCCTAATGTCATCGGAACTTTCTAAAGGCAATAATGATAGAAACAAACAGCTTCTCATGCAAATTGCTGCTTGGCTGGTAGATAATACTGCTTTAACTTTTAACCAAATAGCACAATCTTGTGAATTAACTCTTGAAGAAGTGCAAGATATAGCTGATGAAGAAATAGATGTTGAAAGATTTAATCCTATTATTTCTGGGATAACAACTGAGAAAGAAATAGATAATTGTAAAAAAAATCTGAATCGTATTCCGAATTTGATTGCAAAAAACTTAAAAAGAAGAAGCAAAACGATTGGTAACGTTCTTGGTCTTGCCTCTGTAGCGAGGCGTAGAGATAAACCTGATGCGATTTATTATTTAATAAAAAAATTTCCTATTTTGGATAATAATGTCATAGCTAAGTTGATTAGTACAACAAATCACACGGTAGAACAGGTGAGAAATGGATCTCATTATAATATGCAAAATATAAAACCTCAAGACCCTGTACTGCTTGGCTTATGTAGCCAAGAAGATTTAGAAGTGGAGGTGGAAAAAGCTAAAATAAAAGAAGAGAAACAAGAAAGGTTAAAAAATATAAAAGAAAATTATTAAGGCTCCTCAAATTGCTTATTTATTTCCATACCTTATTAATATTAAATTAACTTGACTTGCCCGTGTTTATTGATATAATGTTAGGTAAAGTATGTAGCTTAATAGCAGTTGAGTTTAATACTTCCTTAAGATTAGCTAATCCTAATTTATTTCTTGTATTCACATTTTAGGTTAGTAAGCATCAATTAAAATTTTTGGAGGATTATGGCAACAATCAATGAAGATGTTTTAGCAAAAGAAAAGGTCACGGCTGAACCAGAATCAGCAGAGAAAAGTGAGCAGATTCCCGACAATAACATGGTAAAACAAACAACGAATGAAGGTGTGAAAGAGAACAGAAAAACACTAGATCTGAGTGAGCTGAGAAAAAAAACAGCAGAAGAATTATTGGATCTAGCTGAAGAAAGGAAAATTTCAACTAATGGTAAGGGTAATGGCAGAATGCTGAAACAGGAGATGATATTCAGCTTGATGAAAAAAATGAGTGAAGAAGGGGGCATTACTACAGGAAGCGGAATAGTAGAAATATTACCTGATGGTTTCGGATTTTTACGCTCAGCAAGCGCAAATTATGCTCCGAGTACCGATGATGTTTATATCTCTAATGGACAGATAAAAAAGTTCAACTTGCGTACAGGGGATATGGTATGCGGAGAGATAAGGCCACCTGGTGATAAAGAAAGATATTTTACTTTGACTAAGGTCCAAAGCATAAACTCTACTGAAGTAAGTGAGCTAAGAAAGTACGTCCATTTTGACAATTTGCTTCCTCTTTATCCTGAAGAGAGTTTGATTCTTGAAAACAACACCATTGGGGATAATAAGAAAGATATAAATATGCGTGCTGTAGATATAGTTGCACCCCTTGGAAAAGGACAAAGGGCGTTAATAGTTGCTCCACCGCGTACAGGAAAAACAATATTACTTCAGCAGATGGCTCATTCTATAGCTACAAATCATCCTGAAATAGAATTAATAGTATTACTTATAGATGAAAGACCTGAAGAAGTGACAGATATGATACGCTCTGTAAAGGGTGAGGTAGTAAGCTCTACATTTGATGAACCTGCCTATCGTCACGTACAGCTTGCTGAAATAGTAATAGAAAAGGCTAAAAGGATGGTTGAGCATAAAAAGGATGTTGTAATTTTGCTCGACTCTATCACCCGTCTTGCGCGTGCCTATAATGCAGTTATTCCTTCGTCCGGTAAAGTTTTAACTGGTGGTGTAGACTCAAATGCGCTGCAGAGACCAAAACGCTTTTTTGGGGCGGCTCGCAATATTGAAAATGGCGGTTCTTTAACAATTATTGCCACTGCTCTTATAGAAACTGGTTCAAAAATGGACGAAGTTATTTTTGAAGAGTTTAAAGGTACTGGTAATGCTGAAATTATACTCGATAGAAAACTTGCCGATAAGCGGATATTCCCAGCTATTGATATCACAAAATCAGGAACTAGAAAAGAAGAGCTATTAATTGATAAGGCTATATTGAATAAGATATGGGTGTTGCGCAGGATATTAAATCCTATGGGGTCTGTTGAAGCAATGGAGTTTTTACGCGATAAATTACTCTTAACAAAGAGTAATGCTGACTTTTTTAACTCTATGAATAATTAAAATAAATTGGCAGAAATATGCAACTTTCATCATATTGCTGCAAAGTTGCATATTCTATGTGGAATAATAAAGAAATGGTCAAATATTGAGGTGTACAGGACAAACACAGAAGGATTTACAGTGGTGCGTAAACCTAATGTTTCAATACTTGCACATTAAACCTGATCTTGACCTTATCCAAAAATTGTGGAAAGAGTTTGTTTTTGATATCATGTTATATCTATAGAATTCTAGTACCGTATGAACTTTAAATCGGTTGTTTTATGTATATTAGATGGCTGGGGAAATGGAATAGAGAATAATAAATATAATGCTATCAGCAA contains:
- a CDS encoding cell cycle transcriptional regulator TrcR gives rise to the protein MGDVFLMSSELSKGNNDRNKQLLMQIAAWLVDNTALTFNQIAQSCELTLEEVQDIADEEIDVERFNPIISGITTEKEIDNCKKNLNRIPNLIAKNLKRRSKTIGNVLGLASVARRRDKPDAIYYLIKKFPILDNNVIAKLISTTNHTVEQVRNGSHYNMQNIKPQDPVLLGLCSQEDLEVEVEKAKIKEEKQERLKNIKENY
- the rho gene encoding transcription termination factor Rho; protein product: MATINEDVLAKEKVTAEPESAEKSEQIPDNNMVKQTTNEGVKENRKTLDLSELRKKTAEELLDLAEERKISTNGKGNGRMLKQEMIFSLMKKMSEEGGITTGSGIVEILPDGFGFLRSASANYAPSTDDVYISNGQIKKFNLRTGDMVCGEIRPPGDKERYFTLTKVQSINSTEVSELRKYVHFDNLLPLYPEESLILENNTIGDNKKDINMRAVDIVAPLGKGQRALIVAPPRTGKTILLQQMAHSIATNHPEIELIVLLIDERPEEVTDMIRSVKGEVVSSTFDEPAYRHVQLAEIVIEKAKRMVEHKKDVVILLDSITRLARAYNAVIPSSGKVLTGGVDSNALQRPKRFFGAARNIENGGSLTIIATALIETGSKMDEVIFEEFKGTGNAEIILDRKLADKRIFPAIDITKSGTRKEELLIDKAILNKIWVLRRILNPMGSVEAMEFLRDKLLLTKSNADFFNSMNN